One region of Oxalobacteraceae bacterium OTU3CAMAD1 genomic DNA includes:
- a CDS encoding class I SAM-dependent methyltransferase has product MDKAGSEQSIIALEGWLQTPAGVYLRAWEQTCLDNLTADIFGFNAVQIGMPQIDALAANRMPYKWLADRKVRAPAPPMPPPVAPAHGGPVIDVAPALPLRPVALTLDYTELPFASQSMDLVVLPHVLEFSTDPHQVLREVERVLIPEGQVIICGFNPASLWGARHVMRRVGGTSFLPRTEELITMPRMKDWLKLLNMSASQSHFGCYAPACRTEKWLNRYAFMDNAGPRWWPFFGGVYIVQAIKRVKGMHLIGPAWTKKSATAQVVVPATNKRRE; this is encoded by the coding sequence ATGGATAAAGCGGGATCGGAGCAATCCATTATAGCGCTGGAAGGCTGGCTGCAAACGCCCGCAGGCGTGTACTTGCGTGCGTGGGAACAAACATGTCTCGATAATTTAACAGCCGATATCTTCGGGTTCAACGCGGTGCAGATCGGCATGCCTCAAATCGATGCGCTCGCGGCCAATCGCATGCCGTACAAATGGCTGGCCGACCGCAAGGTGCGCGCGCCAGCACCGCCGATGCCGCCGCCGGTTGCGCCGGCACATGGCGGGCCGGTGATCGACGTGGCGCCCGCGCTGCCGTTGCGTCCGGTCGCGCTGACGCTCGACTACACCGAGTTGCCGTTCGCCTCGCAAAGCATGGACCTGGTGGTGTTGCCGCATGTGCTGGAATTTTCCACCGACCCGCACCAGGTGCTGCGCGAGGTCGAGCGCGTGCTGATCCCGGAAGGCCAGGTCATCATCTGCGGCTTCAACCCGGCCAGCCTGTGGGGCGCGCGCCATGTGATGCGGCGCGTCGGCGGAACCTCGTTCCTGCCGCGCACCGAGGAGTTGATCACTATGCCGCGCATGAAAGACTGGTTAAAATTATTGAATATGAGCGCCAGCCAAAGTCATTTCGGCTGCTACGCGCCGGCCTGCCGCACAGAAAAATGGCTGAACCGCTACGCATTCATGGATAATGCCGGGCCGCGCTGGTGGCCGTTCTTCGGCGGCGTCTACATCGTACAAGCGATCAAGCGGGTCAAGGGCATGCATCTGATCGGTCCGGCTTGGACCAAAAAATCGGCGACGGCCCAGGTGGTCGTCCCTGCAACAAACAAAAGGCGGGAATAG
- the gloB gene encoding hydroxyacylglutathione hydrolase encodes MTISSNQALCVLTVPAFHDNYLWLIHDGVHAAVVDPGDAKPILAALKANGLKLTAILLTHHHADHIGGVPELLQHYQVPVFGPRNETIAAVTLPVGEGKQFDVPGLALRLSVLDVPGHTMGHIAYVREPSAGEPTWLFCGDTLFAGGCGRLFEGTPAQMISSLGKLAALPDDTKVYCAHEYTLSNLRFARVVEPDNVALQERVKVETDKREHNLPTVPSTIGVEKATNPFLRYREPAIAEQLVKAGRLDRIDTALATFTALRLWKNDF; translated from the coding sequence ATGACCATATCTTCTAACCAAGCTCTCTGTGTTCTGACGGTTCCAGCATTCCACGACAATTACCTGTGGCTGATACATGATGGTGTCCATGCCGCCGTAGTCGACCCGGGCGACGCCAAGCCGATTCTGGCGGCGCTCAAAGCAAACGGACTCAAGCTCACCGCCATTCTACTCACCCATCACCACGCTGACCACATCGGCGGCGTTCCCGAATTATTACAGCATTATCAGGTTCCCGTTTTCGGCCCGCGCAACGAGACCATCGCCGCCGTCACCTTGCCGGTCGGCGAAGGCAAGCAGTTCGACGTGCCGGGCCTGGCGCTGCGCCTGTCCGTGCTCGACGTGCCCGGCCACACGATGGGCCACATCGCCTACGTGCGCGAGCCGTCCGCCGGCGAGCCGACCTGGCTGTTCTGCGGCGATACGCTGTTCGCGGGCGGCTGCGGACGCCTGTTCGAGGGCACGCCGGCGCAGATGATCAGCTCACTGGGAAAACTCGCCGCGCTGCCGGATGATACCAAGGTGTATTGCGCCCACGAATATACGCTGTCCAACCTGCGCTTCGCGCGCGTGGTGGAGCCGGACAATGTGGCGCTGCAGGAGCGTGTGAAAGTGGAGACCGACAAGCGCGAGCACAATCTGCCGACGGTGCCAAGCACGATCGGCGTCGAGAAGGCGACCAATCCCTTCCTGCGCTACCGGGAACCGGCCATCGCGGAACAACTGGTCAAG